The Sphingomonas aliaeris genome segment AGGCTTTGGGCGACGATCGTGAGGATCTGCGCGCGATCCCGATCGTCGCGATCGACCCCGCCGATGCACGCGATCACGACGATGCGGTCTGGGCGGCGGAGGATGACGATCCCGGCAACGAAGGCGGATGGAAGGCGATCGTCGCGATCGCCGACGTCAGTTTCTACGTGCGCCCCGGCTCCGATCTCGACCGCGAGGCGCGGCGGCGCGGCAATTCGGTTTACTTCCCCGATCGCGTCGTGCCGATGCTGCCCGAAATCCTGTCCGCCGACGTCTGTTCGTTGAAGGAGGGCGTCGATCGCGCGGCACTCGCCTGTCATTTGCAGGTCGGTAAGAATGGCGAGCTGAAAAGCTGGCGCTTCACGCGTGCGGTCGTGCGGCTGGCGGCTAATATTGCGTACGAGGACGCGCAAGCGGCGATCGATGCCGCCTCTGCTCCCCTCCCGCCTGCGGGAGGGGCCGGGGAGGGGCGTCGGAAGAGAGAGCAGAGCCCGCTGAAATCCCCTCCCTAACCCCTCCCGCAAGCGGGAGGGGGATTTGCTACCCATGCTCACCCCGCTCTGGGCGTGCTGGCAGGCGATGTACAAGGCGCGCGAAAAGCGTGGTCCGCTCGATCTCGACCTGCCCGAACGGCGCGTCGTGCTCGACGAGAAGGGGCGGATCATGTCGGTCGCGCCGCGTGAGCGGCTGGATGCGCACAAGCTGATCGAGGATTATATGATCGCCGCCAATGTCGCGGCGGCGAAGGCGCTGGAGGCGAAGAAGGCACCGGTCATGTACCGCGTTCACGAACCGCCAAGCCGCGAGAAACTGGTCGCGCTGAAGGATTACCTCAAGACCTTCGGCGTCGAATTCGCGCTGGGGCAGGTGATCCAGCCGCGAACGTTCAACCATGTCCTCGACCGGGTCGGAGACGTGGACTTCCGCCCGCAGATCATGGAACAGGTGCTGCGAACGCAGACCCAGGCCTATTACGCGCCTGCCAATCTTGGCCATTTCGGGCTCGCGCTCGGTAGCTACGGGCACTTCACGTCGCCGATCCGGCGCTATGCCGATCTGATCGTGCATCGCTCGCTGGTCGCGACCTTCAAGCTCGGGCCGGGCGGGCTGACCGACGGCGAGGCCGCGGCGATGGAGCGGATCGGCGAAGGCATATCAGCGCTGGAACGCCGCGCGATGGAGGCGGAACGCGACACGATCGACCGCTATGTCGCCGCCTATCTCGCCGAGCGGGTCGGCGACGTGGTCGATGCGCGGATCACCGGCGTGACGAACTTCGGCTTCTTCGCGACGGTCGAGGGGATCGGCGGCGACGGGTTGATGCCGGTCCGCGATATCGGCGGCGAGTATTTCCGCTTCGATGAAAAGGCGCGCACGCTGATCGGCGAGCATTCCGGCACGACCTTCGCCAGCGGACAGCGGCTGCAACTGCGGCTGGCCGAGGCGAATCCGGTGACCGGCGGGCTGCGCTTCGAGATGGTCGACGGCAAGGCGGAACGGCCCGAACGCGACACCGGGGTCAAGCCTGCGCGGGTTATCAAGCGGCGGGGGCGACCGGCGAATATCCGGCACCAGGGGAAGAAGCGGTAGGGTCGGTCGACTTTGGCGAACCGGGTCATCTCCCAACCGTATCAGCCTACTATGAAGCTCGACATGACGCTCACCATGTGTATTACTAGTGTAGAACACCTGGGAGAATGAAATGATCGCGATAGTGATGGCCGCAGCGGCGGTGGTGGCGCAACCGGCCGCTGCACCCCCGCCGGCTCCCGTGCAGGTGATGGTCCTGGGCAGCTATCATTTCGACAATCCCGGCCGCGACGTCGTGAACATCAAGGCCGACGATGTCCGCACCCCGAAGCGGCAGCGCGAACTCGCTGCGCTGGCGGATGCGATCGCGACGTTCCGTCCGACGCGGGTGATGGTCGAACGGCAGCGGCCCGGCCCCGGTTTCGAGGTGAAGGACTATGCCAACTTCACCCCGGCGTTGCTGGCGAAGGATGCCGACGAGACGGTTCAGCTCGGTTTCCGCATCGCCGCGCGCGCCGGTTTGAAGTCCGTTCAGGGTATCGACGAACAGCCGACCGGCGACGAACCGGATTATTTCCCGTTCGACAAGGTTCAGGTCTATGCCAAGAGCAAGGGCGAGGAAGCGCGGCTGGATGCGATCTTCGCGCCGCTGAAGGTCGAAGCGAAAGCCGCCGAGGCGCGACAGCGGACGGAGACGATCCCGCAACTGCTTCTGCATTACAATGACGACACGACCCCGACCGGGGGGCAGCAGGTTTCCTACGGCATGCTCGGGTTCGGCGACGGCGAACGCCAGCCGGGGGCGGATCTCAATGCGATGTGGTATCTGCGCAATGCGAAGATCTTCGCCAAGCTGATGAACGTCGCGAAACCGGGTGACCGGGTGCTGGTCGTCTACGGCGCAGGTCACGGATATTGGCTGAGGCATTTCGCCTCGACGGTGCCGGGATATGGGCTGGTGGATGTGAAACCGTATCTCAAGCGCGCTGCCGCAGCCGTGCGGTAATTAATCCTCCCCGGCACGGGGAGGGGGACCGCTCGGCTTCTTCAGCCGAGGGGTGGAGGGGGCTCCACAAGCGGCTTGTCCGCGGAAAGCCCCCTCCGTCGCACTTCGCGCGCCACCTCCCCACGCCGGGGAGGACTCGCGTCTCACCCCGCCGTGAACGTCAGCCCGGCATTGTCGATCAACCGCTTGCGTAAAGGCGCGGCCATTATCGCGCCCGGCGTCCAGATTCCGCCCTCGGCCTGCACGTCGTGGACGAGGCACAGGGCCGCTTCGGCGATCATCTTGCTGGTCGATCCGTATCCGGGGTCGCGGTCGCCCGTGACGACCGCATCGATGCGGCGGCCGTCGGGCAATTCACCGATGAACAGCAGGTCGTAGAAGCCGGCGTCGCGCTCTTCCTTCGACGGGCCTTCGCCGGGCTTCGGGCCCTTGTCGCTGGTCATCGGATTGATCCGCGCGATCGCTTCCGCCGCGGCCTTGCCCATGTCGCCGATGCCGGGTGCGACCATCATCTCGTCATAGACAAAATCCGCGCCATAGGTCTGGCCGAGCAGGAAATTGGTGCGGTGGACGTTCTTGGTGTTGATCGGCGCCATGATGAACGGCGCGACCCACGCGCCGATCGTGCTGTCATATTCGGGGAGCATCCCCTTGGGCTGGCTCGGGCCGCTGAAGCCGGGGGCGAGCGCGAAGGGATCGATCAACAGGCCGAGGATGCTCGGCTCGCGCGCGGCGGCGGCAAGCGTCGCCTTCAAACTCGCCGCGGTGCCGCCGGAGAACGTACCCTGCATCTTGCGGACACGGCATTTGACGCGCGGGGCGGCTTGACCGAACTTTTCCTTCGCCGCCTCCTGCAGCGTCAGTACGCCCAGATCGAACGGGATGGAATCGAACCCGCAACTGAACACGATACGTGCGCCGGTCCGCTTGGCCGTCTCGTGATGCGCGTCGATCATCTTGCGCATCCAGGCGGGCTCGCCGCACAGGTCGACATAGGCCGTACCCGTTTCCGCGCAGGCGGCGACCAGATCGTTGCCGTACAATTGATAGGGGCCGACCGTGGTGAGCACGACCTGCGTGCGTTCGCACATCGTCTTCAGCGACGCGGGGTCATCGCTATTCGCCACGATCAGCGGCGTGTCGGCAGGCGCGCCGATCTCGTCGCGAACCTCCTGCAGCTTGGTGAGCGAACGTCCCGCCATCGCCCAGCGCGTCGCGCCCGTCTGGACGAGATATTCCGCGACGAGGCGACCGGTAAAGCCGGTGGCGCCGTAAACGATGATGTCGAAGTCTTTTGCCATGTTCGCTCCCCTGCCGCTTGCGGGACGGGCCGGGGAGGCTCATCGCGCGCGGTATGGTGCAGTCATGCCCTCCCCCAGCCCCTCCCGCAAGCGGGAGGGGAGTTTAAGGGGCGTGTGCGCTCTAAGCGGCGTCGTTGAACTGCAAGCTGGCGAGACGCGCATACAGGCCGTTCTGCCCGATGAGGTTGGCGTGGCTCCCCGATTCCACGATGCGCCCGTCGCTCATCACGATGATCCGTTGCGCCGCGCGCACCGTCGCGAGGCGGTGGGCGATGACGATCGTCGTGCGGTCCTGCATCAGCCGTTCCAGCGCCTGCTGCACCAGCCGTTCGCTCTCCGCATCCAGCGCGCTGGTCGCCTCGTCGAGCAGCAGGATCGGCGCATCGCGCAGCAGCGCACGCGCGATCGCGACGCGCTGACGCTGGCCGCCGGACAGTCGTGCGCCGCCTTCGCCCAGGAACGTGTCCAGCCCGTCGGGCAGCTTGCGAAGGAATTCCGCGGCGTTTGCAGCCTCGGCCGCGGCCCAGAGCGCGTCGTCGCTCGCGTCCCATTTGCCATAGCGTAGATTGTCGCGCGCCGAGGCGCCGAAGATCACCGTTTCCTGCGGGACCATCGCGATCCGCTGGCGGATCTCCGCCGGGTCCGCATCGCGGAGCGCGACGCCGTCCATCCGGATCTCGCCGCTGGCAGGGTCGTAGAAACGCTGGATCAATTGGAACAACGTCGTCTTGCCCGCGCCTGAAGGCCCGACCACCGCGACCGTCTCACCGGGCGCGATGTCGAGCGAGAAATCGTGCAGGGCGGGCATGTCGAGCCGCGTCGGATAGCGGAATTCGACATGATCGAACGACACACTGCCACGCGCGGGGACGGGCAGGGGAACCGGATTGGCGGGCGGCGCGATCTCGGGCTGCTCGGCGAGCAACTGCGCCAACCGGCTCGCTGCGCCCGCGCCGCGAAGCAAGTCGCCATAGACTTCGGTCAACGCCCCGAACGCGCCCGCGACGATACCGCCGGTCAGCACGAATGCGGCGATCGATCCGCCGCTGATCCGGCCAGCCGCGACATCGACCGCGCCTTCCCACAGCACCAGCGTGATCGATCCGAAGATCAGCCCGATGACGATCGCGGTCATCACCGACCGCAGCGCGATACGACGGCGGGCGGCGGCAAACGTCTCGGCCACCGCGTCCGAAAAGCGCTTCGCCTCGCGGCTTTCCTGCCCGAACGCCTGCACGATCTTCATCGCACCCAAAGTCTCGACCGCGATCGATCCGAGATCGGCGACCCGGTCCTGCGATTGCCGCGACTGGTTGCGGACGCGCCGGCCGAGCAACGCCATCGGCAGGATGATCACGGGAATACCGAGCATCAGCATCCCGGCAAGTTTTGGAGAGATCGCGAACAGGTAGATCAATCCGCCGACGCCGGTGAAGCTGTTGCGCAGGGCGACCGACACCGTCGTGCCGACGACCTGTTCGATCAACGTCGTGTCGGAGGTCAGTCGCGAGGCGATTTCCGACGGGCGGTTCTCCTCGAAGAAGCGCGGGGTCAGCGTCAGCAGGTGCGCCTGAACCGACGTGCGAATGTCCGCGACGACGCGTTCGCCGAGCCAGGAGACGTAATAGAAGCGCACCGCCGTTGCGAGTGCGAGCACCACGACGATCATCAGCAGATAATGGAACGACGAATCCACCGCGCCATTCTCGCCCGGGCCGAACCCGCGATCGATCACGCGCTTGAAGCCGTACGGGATCCCGATCGTCGCCGCCGACGTGAAGATCAGCGCAAGCCCGGCGGTCGCGATCTGGCGCGGATATTTACTGGCATGCCGCCACACCATCGCCAGATCGCTGAGGCGGCGCTTCGGCGCAGGATCGGCCGCCGGTGCGGATGACGGGAGCGATGCGGTCTGTGTGTCGGCCATCCGCTCGCGCTAGCAGGGTGCGCGCAGTCCCTCAACGGGCCATCCCCGGGAACCAAGTGCGCATTGCAAGCGCTGTCAGACAGGTTTATGCCGCAGGTGCGAAATAACCCGTTTTCAAAAGTTGGGTATGTAATGCTTTATAATGCTTACGAAATTCAGAAATCCATGCTCGCCGGTGCGAGCGCGATGGCCGATTTCGGCGCTGGCTGGCTGAACAATCCGACAAATCCCTTCTCCTACATGGGCGGCGGCACCGTCATGGCCTCCGCACTGGAGGTGTTCGCGCACGCCGCCGCGCCGCGCGGCAAGCCGGCCTTCGGTCTCGACAGCACGACGATTGACGGGCGCGACGTCCCGGTTGTCGAGGAGATCGTGCTGCGCAAGCCGTTCGGTCAGTTGAAGCGCTTCAAGCGCGAAGGCGTCACCGGTGGGCCGAAGCTGCTGATCGTGGCCCCGATGTCCGGCCATTACGCGACCCTGTTGCGCGGTACGGTCGAACGGATGCTGCCGGTCGCGGACGTCTACATCACCGACTGGCGCGACGCGAAGCTGGTGCCGCTATCGGACGGCAAGTTCGATCTGGACGACTATGTCGATTACGTGATCGAATTCCTCGACGTGATCGGCAAGGGCGGGGACGGCGATGCGAAGGGCCAGCGCCCGAACATGCTCGCCGTCTGCCAGCCATCGGTTCCGTGCTACGCCGCCATTTGCCTGATGAGCGCGGACAAGCACCCCAACCGTCCCAAGACGCTGACGCTGATGGGCGGCCCGGTCGACACGCGCGAGGCACCGACTGCGGTCAACACGCTGGCGACGGAACGCCCGCACAGCTGGTTCAGCCAAAACGTCATCGCGACGATCCCGGCATCCTATCCGGGCGCCGGCCGCCGCGTCTATCCGGGCTTCCTGCAGCTTGCCGGTTTCATGTCGATGAACCTCGGCAATCACATGATGTCGCATTACGAGATGTTCAAACACCTTGTCCAAGGTGACGGCGACAGCGCTGATATGTCGAAGGATTTCTACGAGGAATATCGCTCGGTCTGCGACATGACGGCGGAATTCTATCTCCAGACGATCGACGTCGTGTTCCAGGATCATGCCTTGCCCAAGGGCGAGATGATGCACCGCGGTCGTCGCGTCGATCCCGCCGCGATCACCGATATCGCGATCTTGGCGATCGAGGGCGAGAAAGACGATATTTCAGGTCTGGGCCAGACGCAGGCCGCGCTGACGATCGCGACGAAGCTGCCCGCGGCCAAGAAGAAGTATTACATGGCCGAAGGTGCCGGGCATTACGGCATCTTCAACGGCAGCAAATGGCGCGACCGCATCGCCCCCGTGCTGGAAAAATGGATGGAAACCAACGCCTGACGGGTTGGGGTTGGAGAGTTATTGCTCCACGCCAACCCGCTTCCACCTGTTCGTCCTGAGCTTGTCGAAGGGCGGGTAGAAACGGACAGGTGCTTCGACACGCTCAGCACGAACGGCTGGTAACCCTGCCCGATTGCCAAAGGCGGGCGGGATGGCCGATATCCGCCGGGACAAACAAACCCCCATCTTTGGCGGATACTAAAAAAGCCGGGAACGTCGGGAGGTTTTTACCCCGCCGACCTTCCCAGCCTGTCGCGTGCCTCAATAAAATCAGGCAGCGGTGGTGTCGACCTTCGCGTGGCTGCCCGCTTCGCTCGGCTTGATATCGCCGCCGAACAGCATCTTGAGACGACCGGTCAGCGACACGTCCGCCTCCCACAATTCCGCGCTGTCGATATCGAAGCGCAACAAGGCCAGGTTCGGGTCGTTCTTGCCGCCCGGAAACCAGGCTTCAACCTGCTTGTTCCAAAGCTTCTCGATCATCGCGAAATCGTTGTCGATCTTGGCGCTCCCGCTCATGCAGGCGAAGAAATCGTGCCCCTTCGACACGAACTGCGCCATCGCGTCGCCGCCCTTGGCGAGCCGGTTATCCTTGCCCACGAAGAAGAACAACGTGTCAACCAGATCCTTGTCGAGCTGCGCGGTCAGCGGCTCGCTATGTTCGCCCGATCCAGTCAGGCCGACCATCACGTACGGGCTGTCGGCCATCTTGTCCCACAGGTCTTGCTTGATCTTTGCGGTATCGGTCACGGGGTGCTCCTCGAACGGGTTCGGGAGGACAACGCGCAGGAGCCAAAGGGTTTCCTCGGGGGCGTAACGATCGCAGAAAGGGCCCCCCAGCGCCCGTTCGTTTCGAGCGCCGTCGAGAAACATGCCTCGATGCCAACGCCTAGGTTTCTCGACTTCGCTCGAAACGAACGGAAAGGGGGGGCAGGCTCTCAACTCCCGCCCTGAAACGAGTGAACCCCGGTCGCTGACACAACCGGGGCTCACAGAAAGGCGCCTATGACGTCGCCTTCTCAATACATATCGTATTGAGCTGAAAATTCAAGATTGCCTCAAAGCACCTCGAACAAACCGGCCGCGCCCATGCCGCCGCCGATGCACATCGTCACGACGACATGCTTCGCGCCGCGACGCTTGCCTTCGATCAGCGCGTGGCCGGTCGCGCGCGCGCCGGTCATGCCGTAGGGGTGGCCGATCGAGATCGCGCCGCCGCTGACGTTCAGCAGCTCGTCCGGAATGCCGAGCTTGTCGCGGCAATACAGCACCTGCACGGCGAATGCCTCGTTCAGTTCCCACAGGCCGATATCGTCCATTTTCAGGCCGAAACGCTTGAGCAGCAACGGGATGGCGACGACCGGGCCGATCCCCATTTCGTCCGGCTCCGTACCGCCGACGGCCATGCCGATATAGCGGCCCAGCGGCTG includes the following:
- a CDS encoding polyhydroxyalkanoate depolymerase; this encodes MLYNAYEIQKSMLAGASAMADFGAGWLNNPTNPFSYMGGGTVMASALEVFAHAAAPRGKPAFGLDSTTIDGRDVPVVEEIVLRKPFGQLKRFKREGVTGGPKLLIVAPMSGHYATLLRGTVERMLPVADVYITDWRDAKLVPLSDGKFDLDDYVDYVIEFLDVIGKGGDGDAKGQRPNMLAVCQPSVPCYAAICLMSADKHPNRPKTLTLMGGPVDTREAPTAVNTLATERPHSWFSQNVIATIPASYPGAGRRVYPGFLQLAGFMSMNLGNHMMSHYEMFKHLVQGDGDSADMSKDFYEEYRSVCDMTAEFYLQTIDVVFQDHALPKGEMMHRGRRVDPAAITDIAILAIEGEKDDISGLGQTQAALTIATKLPAAKKKYYMAEGAGHYGIFNGSKWRDRIAPVLEKWMETNA
- a CDS encoding DUF5694 domain-containing protein, which codes for MIAIVMAAAAVVAQPAAAPPPAPVQVMVLGSYHFDNPGRDVVNIKADDVRTPKRQRELAALADAIATFRPTRVMVERQRPGPGFEVKDYANFTPALLAKDADETVQLGFRIAARAGLKSVQGIDEQPTGDEPDYFPFDKVQVYAKSKGEEARLDAIFAPLKVEAKAAEARQRTETIPQLLLHYNDDTTPTGGQQVSYGMLGFGDGERQPGADLNAMWYLRNAKIFAKLMNVAKPGDRVLVVYGAGHGYWLRHFASTVPGYGLVDVKPYLKRAAAAVR
- a CDS encoding saccharopine dehydrogenase family protein, which produces MAKDFDIIVYGATGFTGRLVAEYLVQTGATRWAMAGRSLTKLQEVRDEIGAPADTPLIVANSDDPASLKTMCERTQVVLTTVGPYQLYGNDLVAACAETGTAYVDLCGEPAWMRKMIDAHHETAKRTGARIVFSCGFDSIPFDLGVLTLQEAAKEKFGQAAPRVKCRVRKMQGTFSGGTAASLKATLAAAAREPSILGLLIDPFALAPGFSGPSQPKGMLPEYDSTIGAWVAPFIMAPINTKNVHRTNFLLGQTYGADFVYDEMMVAPGIGDMGKAAAEAIARINPMTSDKGPKPGEGPSKEERDAGFYDLLFIGELPDGRRIDAVVTGDRDPGYGSTSKMIAEAALCLVHDVQAEGGIWTPGAIMAAPLRKRLIDNAGLTFTAG
- a CDS encoding pyridoxamine 5'-phosphate oxidase family protein gives rise to the protein MTDTAKIKQDLWDKMADSPYVMVGLTGSGEHSEPLTAQLDKDLVDTLFFFVGKDNRLAKGGDAMAQFVSKGHDFFACMSGSAKIDNDFAMIEKLWNKQVEAWFPGGKNDPNLALLRFDIDSAELWEADVSLTGRLKMLFGGDIKPSEAGSHAKVDTTAA
- a CDS encoding ABC transporter transmembrane domain-containing protein, which translates into the protein MADTQTASLPSSAPAADPAPKRRLSDLAMVWRHASKYPRQIATAGLALIFTSAATIGIPYGFKRVIDRGFGPGENGAVDSSFHYLLMIVVVLALATAVRFYYVSWLGERVVADIRTSVQAHLLTLTPRFFEENRPSEIASRLTSDTTLIEQVVGTTVSVALRNSFTGVGGLIYLFAISPKLAGMLMLGIPVIILPMALLGRRVRNQSRQSQDRVADLGSIAVETLGAMKIVQAFGQESREAKRFSDAVAETFAAARRRIALRSVMTAIVIGLIFGSITLVLWEGAVDVAAGRISGGSIAAFVLTGGIVAGAFGALTEVYGDLLRGAGAASRLAQLLAEQPEIAPPANPVPLPVPARGSVSFDHVEFRYPTRLDMPALHDFSLDIAPGETVAVVGPSGAGKTTLFQLIQRFYDPASGEIRMDGVALRDADPAEIRQRIAMVPQETVIFGASARDNLRYGKWDASDDALWAAAEAANAAEFLRKLPDGLDTFLGEGGARLSGGQRQRVAIARALLRDAPILLLDEATSALDAESERLVQQALERLMQDRTTIVIAHRLATVRAAQRIIVMSDGRIVESGSHANLIGQNGLYARLASLQFNDAA